In the Ursus arctos isolate Adak ecotype North America unplaced genomic scaffold, UrsArc2.0 scaffold_5, whole genome shotgun sequence genome, one interval contains:
- the MRPS36 gene encoding alpha-ketoglutarate dehydrogenase component 4: MMGSKMASASRVVQVVKPHTPLIRFPDRRDNPKPNVSEVLRSAGLPSHSSVSQHSKGSKSPDLLMHQGPPDTADIIKTLPQKYRRKLVSQEEIEFIQRGGPE, translated from the exons ATGATGGGCAGCAAGATGGCGTCTGCCAGCAGGGTCGTTCAG gTAGTCAAGCCACATACTCCATTAATAAGGTTCCCTGACAGAAGAGACAATCCTAAACCTAATG tatcagAAGTTTTGAGATCAGCAGGACTACCGTCTCACTCTTCAGTTTCACAGCATTCTAAGGGAAGTAAATCACCAGATTTGCTGATGCATCAGGGTCCACCAGACACTGCagacataataaaaacattaccTCAGAAATACAGAAGGAAACTTGTATCTcaagaagaaattgaatttatcCAA cgtGGAGGTCCGGAATAA